Part of the Canis lupus baileyi chromosome 27 unlocalized genomic scaffold, mCanLup2.hap1 SUPER_27_unloc_3, whole genome shotgun sequence genome is shown below.
agcccagccGTGGGCCCGGGGGCTGGCCCGAGGCTGGCTGGGGTTGGAACAGCTCAACGATAACGACAACAATCAGCCACGGACACAGGCAAACACCCATTTTCCATCTGAGTGTCACTCCCTTCCCTCCGGGGGGTTGAAGTCTCACTGTTGTCACCAGGCTATGCAGACGGGAACTGAGGCCCCCAGGAGCCAGCTCCAGCTACAGGGGACCTGGCCCCCCCGTCAGGGCTCCTCCTGACCTCCTCTCCAGCTGCTGGGGTGGGAGACCCCGGCCACATGCGGCCTGGTGCTTCACCCCACTTTATTTTCTCCAAGGCGCGAACCCCATCTCCCGTACCCCCCGGCTCACGGATCTGTTAGGCTCACTTCCGTCCCCCCAGACGGGAGCACTCCGAGCAGGGCTGcgcctgccctgcccccctgggGTCCCCCACATAGTAGGTGCCCAGGGAAGGGAGGCCTGGCGGCGACTCGACTCTGGGTCGTGTCCACACTGAGGCCTCCTCCGTGCTGCGCCTCGGACCACACTGGCCCTAAGTCTGCCTGGGGAGCCTGAGGCCGGGGCTCCCTGGCTGCGCCGGGGTCCCTCCTCCCCCGGCCTGCTCCGGCCTGCGCCCGGGCCAGCGCCCCTTCTCTCGGAGTCGGGCAGGGTCTGGGCCCCTTTCCACCCCCAGGGCGCTCAGGAGACCCTGACATGTCCCCACGAAGGACATGGGGACACGTGGGTGGTCCAGGCTCCAGATCAGCTGAGCTCGGGGCCAGCGGATGCTTGGGGGACGCTCGGTGGCCGTCAGCCCTGATGTGAGATGTCCCTGGGCTGGATGCTGAAGAGCAGGGGGACCTGGGGATGTGTCAAGGGTGTTGATGTGGCCACAGGAAGAGAGTGTGACCACAGGGGGTGCCCCGGTGGGTCATGCTGACTGTCCGCCGCTCTGTCCCCAGAGTGGACCCTGGGGCGTCTGATGACCCCAGCTCTGTGACGCTGGCCACCGAAGTCCCCCGGCCCTAGTCCCCATCCTAGTTTCCCCAAGACATTGTCCCTGATACCTGCTGGATTCCTGGGGACAAGGGCTGCCAGAGGACCCATCCCTTGCTGGTCCTGTCATCGGGTGGGAAATAGAGGCAGGGTCACACCTGAGTCTCTCAcagcctgggctgggggcagctcacACCCGGGGGCTCTGAGTGGGGCCCACAGAGACCAGGAACCCCATAGTGACCATGTGTGTGGCCCCTGCTGAGGTCCTCCTGGCCACCGCGGGTCCCATCGCGCACCCCACTCGGTGGTGCTGCGCCGCAGGGTGTCCGGCCCGGCTGACCGCAGGGCCTTGGCCCCTCCCCGACTGTAACTCATAAGGGACATCATTCAGTCAGCAAGCGGTCATGAGCTCGGAGCTTCAAAGCTATcatcctggggatccctgcgtggctcagcggttcagcgcctgccttcggcccagggcgtgatcctggggtcccaggatcgagtcccacatcaggttccccacatggagcctgcttctccctctgcctgtgtctctgcctctctctgtgtatctctcatgaataaataaataatctttaaaaaaataaatattttattcattcattcatgagagacacaggcagagggagaagcaggctccatgcagggagcccgacgacgtgggcctcgatcctgggtctccaggatcgtgctctgggctgaaggtggcgctaaaccgctgagccacctgagctgcccaaataaaatatttaaaaacaaaaaacccttatcATCCAAACTGGGACATTTCTGGGAGTGGAAGGGGTGCTATTAATAAGCACACTGGGACACAGGCCCGAACTGGGAATGTCCAGGGACATCTAGGATACAGGTCCCGCCACCCTGTCATCCACCCTGGGCACAGGTGCTCTGTTCTTGGGGTGACTGTCACTTGGGTTCCTGGCCAGATAGGTCAACTGCGGCCCCAGGTACCAACTGGCTTTTTGGAAAAACTGATCCAGAGACCCTGGCCCTGTCCCAAACCTGCTACCTTCAGTCACAGGTGAGGCCATCTGTACTTCCTGGCAGTGACCACAGAAGAGCCTCCCTctcatcccctcccccagcctccttcccttcccctcaggTGCCTCTGTCCTCCCCTGCCTGAGGCTGTTCTGGGCTCTGGCTTTTGGGGTGAGAAGGAAGCCacagcctccctcccccatctgACTCAGTCCTGTCCTTCTGCCCAGGCCTCCAGCCTGAAGGAGGCCCCCCGAAGCCAGGGGGCCACCTTGGATCCTACTGCTAGGACCCCCCAGACCAGCTACTCTCCTCCATCCGGCGGGGACCTGCCTGCCTGGGGTCACCCCCACTGGGGCGGCCCTCCTGGTCAGTGACCTTCAGCGACAGGAGCTCTGACAGCCCTAACGGGGACGCCAAGGGCATCTGCTGATGTTTCTGTTGGTTCAATCTTATCCCAAGTGAGTGAGAAGCAGCGTGGGCTTCCCAGGGGTTCCCTGGCTGGAGAGCTGCTCTGGGGTGAGCCGTGGTGGGCCACCCTGCCCGCTCCTtgctcccgccgccgcccgcagCAGGGCTCACTGAGGGCCTGGAAGGAAGGAGCGGGACGGGGGTGCTGACAACCACCCCGGAGCTCGCCTTGCGACCCGGGCAGCGCTGTCGGAGCCTTAGCCGACCCGTCTGTGAAATGGGCGCCCAGCACCCACCCCGGCTCTTCAGGAGTCTGCGGCCCTGGCGGGCCTGCTGGGACCCCCTGGCGGAGGCACAGGCGCGGGGCCCGCACTGGGAACGGGAGAGTCCGAgagaggggcgcccgggtggcccTGCGGTGGAGCGTCGGCCCTCGGctcgggacgtgatcctgggtcccgggtcgagtcccacgtcgggctctctgttgGTCTGGGCACCACATGCGGTAAGGCACAGCCCTCAAGCAGCCCTCAGCCGGGGGTCGCCATCAACCTGGCCGTGGCCACCACCCACAGTGACACACCTGACCtaccccctccagccccccagagTGCAGGGGAGGAGCGGGAGCCCAGGGTTCCCGAAGGGCAGAGGGTGCTGGGACTGGGTCCTCTCTCCCCACTCGAGTCAGAAAGCAGCCAGGATCCCAGATGCCCAGAGGCCCCTGGAGGCCCACAGTGCCACAGAGAAAGTCCCCAGATGGACCTTGGTGTTCTCAGTGATGTCCAGGATTGAATGGagctagttttttaaaaaaagattttatttatttattcataagagacacacacacagagagagagagagagatggagggaggcagagacacaggcagagggagaagcaggctccatgcagggagcccgactcgggactcgatcccaggtctccaggatcacgccctgggttgaaggcggtgctaaaccgctgagccacccaggctgcccaaatggagctaattcttttttttttcttatagtcaaccatttatttatttatttatttatttatttatttatttatttaataataaatttcttttttattggtgttcaatttaccaacatacagaataacacccagtgctcatcccgtcgagtacccccctcagtgcccgtcacccattcacccccacccccgccctcctccccttccaccacccctagttcgtttcccagagttaggagtctttatgttctgtctccctttctgatatttcccacacatttcttttcccttccctcatattccctttcactattatttattccccaaataaatgagaccatataatgtttgtccttctccgatggacttacttcactcagcataataccctccagttccatcaacgttgaagcaaatggtgggtatttgtcgtttctaatggctgaggaatattccaaaTGGAGCTAATTCTGAATAAATAATAccctcctctcccccagaagaTGGCAGGTGACTTTCTGAGCCACACACCTGAGACAGAACCCCATCTTTCTTTGGCAGAGCTGGGGCATGAGTCGGGGAGTGGCTCATAGGCCCGGAATACCCGAGGGGCCATCAGGTAGAGTGGGCATGGGCTCTGGGTGCAAGGAGCTGTGACTTGGCGCCAGGGGTCCATTCTGGATCGGAGGGCAGGAGCTTGCCTGCCTGGGCCACACTGGGCCAAATCGGGGGACTGTGACTATGTGACCAGCCATGGTGACCTGGTGGTAATGGAGACAGGAACACGGGGGGGTCCCCAGGGAGGAGCAGCGGTAGCAATCCTCATGGTCATTGCCATATCCCGAGGTTGCCAGGTAGTCATCTGTGTGCGTGTCAGAGCCTGAGTCCCATTAGTGGGGAGGCCTCTGGTAAAACACATCCCACCTTTTATTATGGTACAAGATGCCTGGCCTCAGCATTGAGACACCAGGGGCCCTCCAGCAAAGGCTTTGTTTCTTCTCAGAGAAATTGTGAGGCACCTATTTCCCTCCTTGCGCTGGTTCCTGGGGAGCTCAGAGCTTATTTTGGCAAGTATCTGAGCCTTCAGACAGGGCTTTTGTGCGAGTTTCCTTCCTGGCTTCCTCCTATTCCTCTTACATCTCCAAATCTGCCATCGGCTGAGGAATTGAAGTGGTTCCCAGATTTAAGAGCCCGTGAAGCCGAGCTGCTGGAATGTCCTGGGCCCCATGGGTGGTCCAGCCTGAGGGAACGACGGCGAGGGGGTAAAGGTGGGCAGAAGCTGAGCTGGGCTGTGGGGGAAGAGGGCATACAGGGGGCGAGGGCCAGGAGCAGAGGTGTCCAGGCCCGAGCAGGGCTTCCAGGCTGAGGGTAGAGAGGACACCGGGATGTAGAGGTTCTCCACAAGGTCAGGGAGGgagggcttttttaaaaaaattttttatttatttatgatagtcacacagagagagagagagagagagagagagagagagaggcagagacacaggcagagggaggagcaggccccatgcaaggagcccgacgtgggattcgatcccaggtctccaggatcgcgccctgggccaaaggcaggcgctaaaccgctgcgccacccagggatcccaggagggaGGGCTTATCTGGAGGTCACCAGCCATGGGCAGCTccaagcagagagagcaggaggtggGCTTGGTTCTGTGCTAGAGGAAGAATGGTagaaggagaggacagagggactGAGGTCCTAGTGACCAGATTTCCCATGTCCAGGCCAGTTTCCCGGGAGGCACCACCAGAGAGACTGTGAGCCTCTCCTCTTGGGCTACTTTCCTAGCGGGTGCCAAGGATCCCATACACCTCACTCTAGAATCCTGGAGAGGTTGCAAATTAAATATGAGACCCCCCAAAATTAGAGGGCATGATTTCTGATTGACAAAAGGACAGTTTATTGAGAGCTGATTTGGCACCGGGAACAGGGCTGGGGATGTGGGCGTGGGGCCTGGCAGGAGCCCCCCAACACTGTCGGGAGCACCCTGATGCCtggctcaggggatccctgcACCCTCTCTTTGGCCTCGGGCCCTCTGCAGATTCACCTGTCCTCCTAACTCGCCACCCCATCCCTGAGCTCCCCATTCCTGGCTAGCATCAGCCTCGAGATCCTAGAGCTCTGTGAGAAATCTGTCTGTCCTACAGCCTCAATCTGTCTGAGATCTTTCCCTGGCAGCTCTCCTTAGTGTCTTCATATAGGGCTTCTGTCGGTCTGTCTTCAACATGGTTTCTGTTTTTCAGGCTCTTGTCCCTTCCAAGGAGACCCAGGATTCCACGGAGGAGCTTACACATTAGCCAGGAGGCCCTGGGGAACCATGGGCAGTGGGCCCCAAGACCGTTGGGGGTGGATGTGGTCTACACAAGAGTGGTAAATATAGGGAAGGTGCTGAGGGTGGGCTGTCCTGTCCTGCTGGCCTATCTTCTATTCTGGAACATTCTCTGGGCTATTCTGAGTAAGAATGCAACTACCCCATAAGGAAAAATGAGGATTCCTTCTACCCCAGAGGCCAGAGGAGATGGTCAACTGGAGGAGCAGCTCTGAGccacagggaggagggacaggacgGGGTCACTGGAACTGGCCCATCCTGTCCACACCAGGTGCTTCAGAGCAGGAATAGGCTACAGGGGGTGAGATAGCCAGACAAAAAGGTGAAGTTTCCAGAATGCCAGAATGATTCAAATCCCAGTCCTAGACTGAATGGAAAGCAGAGACATTCAAATCCAAATTTCACTCTGGTccccaaagagagagaaagcagtcACCTGAATCCTTTCACTGAACACATAACACGGTGACACAGCCTCAAACCCAACCTTCTGTCATCCCTGCCACCCTCCCCACCAAAGCCAGGTCCACCTGCAGCTGCTTGGGAGGCTTGAAGTCCAGGCTCCTCTTTGTGGGGGCTGGTCTGGCCCATGAGAGCTTGAGAGGGGGGCCCTCTCCCCACCGTCCCTTCACTTCTTGGAGGGGTGAACTTCCTCCCATCCCCAGACATGGAGGGTAGGAGGGATGTCTGAGTGACATATCCCATCTTAGGTAACTTCCTGGACGGAGCTCTGTCTGTGGCCCAGCTTGCTTGGGGAATGCCACCTGGAAGACGTGACAGTCTTGTTTCCAGACACAGTGAGGCCTGTGCTTCCTGCAGAGTTGAGGCCTATGGAGGGTTCTGGATGCCACCACACAGTCTAGACACACGTGCAACATGACCATGTGTGCAATAgcaggtgtgtgagtgtgtgctaGTGTGTGGATTTGAGTTTATTGTGCCTGTGAGTGTGCATGTTGTGCATGCACGCATGTCCAGTCTGTCTGTGGGACCCTGAGCCTACATCCACCATGCTGAGCCAGCTCCTAGCACAGCAGTCCACCTGGTTCTCAGGGCCCATTCCCAACATCTAAGAAGGTGAGTCAGTCCACAACCCACAGTTGTCCAGGGCACAATCCAGAATGTAATCTTGATATTGAACCCCTGGCCCCAGTGACTACCCATGGGCATTTTGGTTTAGTGCTTGTAATGGGGTCAGTGATAGATTGGATTCTAAGGGGCTCCTGCCTTCCAGGCTTTGAATACAGCTGGGATCCCCCATCGCAGATGTGGGAGGAGGGGCCCCCAGTTGGGGTATGCAATTGAGTGAATAGGGTGCAGGGACTGTAGTGAGTGTGACAGAGTCCTGTGTAAGAGGGGCACAGGGTGGTATCAATGGGGAGGCAAGGGCAGGGACTGCTAAGAAAGGGGGGATGCTCTAGGCTATGACAATGGGAAAGGTCCAGATGGGGTAGGAGACCATAGAAAACATGGTGTTGAATGGGGccataaaggaaaggagaggggacATCTCTGAGGGAGCTTGTCCCCAACGGTGAGGCCCCAGGTCCAGGGAAGAGCTCAGACCTTATCCAGGAGTCCACAGGGAACCAAAGGCAGTGGGCTTCAGGGTGCTGATGACTGATGAGGTGCACGCAAGCGTAAGCACAGAGACGTGGCAGAGGATGGTCTTCtatcttggttctttttttttttttttaagattttattatttattcatgagagacacagaggagagagagagagagagagagagagagagagagagagagagaggcagagacacaggcagagggagaagcaggctccatgcagggagcctgacgtgggactcgatcccaggtctccaggatcaggccctgggccgaaggtggagctaaaccactgggccacctgggcatcccattCTATCTTGGTTCTGCTGTTGGTATTTCCTGTTCTGGAATATTCTTGGGAAATTCTGGGTAAGAGTAAAACCACCCCTCAAAAAAATGTGACAATCCTTCTGCAGACTCCCTTCCCACAGCGGGGGAAAGAATCATGTTCACATTTGAGGATGGTTGAGTTCAGGACACTAAGTGTTGAACCCAAATGAGCGGAGAGCGCGATTTCTGATTGAAGGAAGGACACTTTATTGAGTGCTGCCTGGGTGCGGGGAGAAGGGCTGGGATGACCCAGATGGGAGGCAAGATCCTCCTGGAGGTCCTGAGGCTCCGGGCCCCCTTAGGTGGGCGGGGGCGTCGGGACCTACAAGCACTCTGCGGGGGCCACCTTCTTCTCCACGGTGCTCCCCTCGTGCGTGACCAGGCAGCTGAAGCTGCTGTGAGATTTCCACTTGTCAGGCGTCAGGCTCAGGTAGCTGCTGGCCGCGTACTTGTTGTTGCTCTGCCTGGAGGGCTTGGTGGTCTCCACGCCCTGGGTGACGGGGCTGCCGTCTGCCTTCCAGGCCACCGTCACGCCGCTGGGGTAGAAGTCGCTGATGAGGCACACCAGGGTGGCCTTGTCGGCGCCGAGCTCCCCCGAAAGTGGCAGGAAGAGCGTGACCGAGGGGGAGGCCTTGGGCTGACCTGTGGGGCCCGAGGAGAGGGCAAGGGCTGCAGGGAGAGTCCGGGTGTTGGGCGCCCTTCCCCATCCACAGCCTCTGTGGCCGTTCCCACGGTGGCCACGCTTGGTCACCCAAGggccctcctttcctccccaacCCTGGACAGCAGGCAGCCCCCGTGCTCCCGGCAGCCCTTCCAGGTCACCTCTCTCCGATGTGTGAGAAGCACATctgcagcctcagtttcctcctcagCCCAGCATCTGGCCCCTGTTTTACCTCATTCTTCTGGCTCCCGGTGTTTACCCTATGACCTGGAGTCCCCTACCCAGCTTGTCAGGACCACCGACGGCACGTGTGGAGGCCTCGTGCCCGGTGGGCATGGAGCCCCCTGTCCCCCTCAAGGGGGACTCTGACCCTGCCTCCTGGGAAGACTGAACACCCCAAGGCCCTGCCATCTTCCCTATCCCTCCTGCCTCGACCACAGAACCCTTCACCTCTGCTGCCCTCTTGGGGCTACTCCCCTCAGATGACAGACATGGTGGCCCCATGGCCACCTGAGCACCTCTGATGACTCCTGACTTTAAGCGGCAGCTGTGTAGCTCTGAGCCCCCAGCCACTCCCTACTTTGGTCATCTCCTGAGTTTAAAATACCCTCTGAggaaggtgggacacctggggccTGGCGGTATGGGGCACCAGGGACAGATAAGATTCTGACCCACGGGAACTGCTCCTTTTGATCCTGGGAGGGCTGTGCTTCTGGTCATCTTGTCCTGCATCACTCGTGTCTCTGTCCCTGTGTCCTCATAGCCTAGCAAAGGCCGTGAGCACTCAAGCCTAGAGCAAACCATATTGCCCTGTGTCTCTCCATGACCTCCTCTGAggctgcccctctgtgtgtccAAAGGCTGAGGTCACAGCCCCAGCCATGACCCCATCCTCCCGTGTGGCCCTGGCCTGGGTGGACATCAAGCCCTCAGCCAAGACCCCAAGGGACTCTCTCTAAGGCTGCCCCAGTGCCCCTAGTCAGAACCAGCCTTAGACCCCACACAGGTGTCTGCCCTAGAAGGTAAGGAGTTCCCATTTTTGGATCACTCCCCCCAGCCTAGGCCTCAGGAATCTGGACACATTCAACGATCAGATTCTAAAGGTAAATGCTTGTACCATTGGGATCTTTCTTGCTGTTTTCCGAGACCATTCTACTTTCCCCAGATCCCACAAATCTGCTAGGGGTCAGTCCTTAAGGCTGGGAGGGCAGACAAGAAGGAGcccccaaataaaaataactttcctGAGACAACAAAGGGGTGGGACAGGTTGAGAAACATGGTGAGAACCACTTACCTAGGACGGTGAGCTCGATTCCTTCACTGAACACAAACCAGGGTGACTGAGTTTCGGGCCAAAACCCACCGGGCCAGCACCTGGGGCCTGCCCCATGGGGGCCAGGCCAGAACAGGAACCTGTGATGGGCAGAGGATTGTAGCAGGTGGGGCTGGGCAGCCAGGCTCCTAGAGGCTGTGGCACACCTGGATTAGCCCACAGCCCAGAGGTGTCCCCAGACCCAGCCCCCTGATTGAGGCAGACTCCACTCATGTCTAGTATGTTTCTCCCTTTTCCAAGGCTACCGTGGTCACCTCTTATTCCTCAGTGCTGACAGTGACACTGCATggagtaggtgttcagtaaatccCTTGGTGCCTCATCCTGTCATGTGGGTGGCACAGCAAGTCCTGAACTTGCTCAGACCTGCCTGATGTCTCCTTATTTAGGGCTTCTGAGGATCCCTCTCCTACAATGTCCCATGGTCCAGCCAGGTGGCTTCCTCCCTGGACTTACTGGTCTGGGACTGGGTCATTCCTAACTCATAGTGCTTTCGTGTGAAGACCTCCCACTTGTTCTCTACACATCAAGACACAGTTCAGTCCTACCTCTTTGATGAAGCTTCCTTTGATCTCTCAGACCACTGTTTTTCTGTCCACCTGCCTATCCAACTGTCCATgcgttcatccatccatccacccacccacccgtcTATCCATCCAACAGTAGCTCCAGACACTGTTTCACATGCTGGCACATGGTGGGCCTCCCTGGTTTgcatctccatctctctctgaaAGCTCTCAGATCAGAGCCAACAGGGTCCTCTTCCTAGGCA
Proteins encoded:
- the LOC140629633 gene encoding immunoglobulin lambda-like polypeptide 5, which gives rise to MRPGTGQVGAQAPWGQSPGPKPGWPLLLLGLAVGAHGRLPPTTAAPPGSAPGPRAPGGSSSRSLWDRFLFWPGPHGAGPRCWPGGFWPETQSPWFVFSEGIELTVLGQPKASPSVTLFLPLSGELGADKATLVCLISDFYPSGVTVAWKADGSPVTQGVETTKPSRQSNNKYAASSYLSLTPDKWKSHSSFSCLVTHEGSTVEKKVAPAECL